A region of Fibrobacter succinogenes subsp. succinogenes S85 DNA encodes the following proteins:
- a CDS encoding SNF2-related protein, translating into MLDSIKITETSFVFDNTNAPFLKTLTDNGFATLLADGGIDVPFENVYELNEFEREIVGLPPLYPFEILVSHQGIPFTPAFTYEVSYKSFAPCGDELPKKEQKGPVVSLIVKGEQIEYLLTLEQYRLVKALAEFNGLQSKSKLESYKSFAEIKELSKESASALDETLNNRNVVLPKNVRLDISYNNGELEITPSIDDSSNDEFVKKFDGSSEVHDHYPMAKGVQKTIVVLDTPVQESLKKVKQKRKVKNPEEIKAIVEHPEEFFDPEVTDLSAFYSDRVIGKGLYEPKVYPFITPYKSQWIPSFEVEDRTNGTTKIAIKNATELAEFSEAIATAKRENKPYCEYKGANISIGEAEKMEKFAKEQLRKKEAVTATGPNSIEEKKKQHEVLLIEENLEVTGYDVTKEQNYLPKHLTLEENPYLQKEFKLKDHQVEGIAWLQNLAKNAKGGLLADDMGLGKTLQVLYMLDWHSRFNNAANKPYLIVAPVSLLENWVREYKRFFKEGMNIEIVERIPNENKGFVAFHAYKHIMVVGYEAMRRGQFTLAAIDFAVIVLDEAQKVKAPGAMVTNAAKALKSDLRISMTGTPVENTYMDLWCIMDFAVPGLLGNAKEFARKYQDPLKDAETDIAMLGNKLRHELGGYFLRRIKSEVSKDLPEKHVEYHKVPMPSEQYSRYVAAINLGIKTHAHPFERIQSLRKISDHPYLDFKDVDHLSVDDLIRSSAKLSATMRILEDIRAKNEKVIIFTDRRDMQRMFQRILLQKFGIEASVINGDTSTSDRGNKVSRQKTVDIFQEKSGFNVIIMSQLAAGVGLNVVGANHVIHYSRHWNPAKEMQATDRVYRIGQTKDVYVHFPMAVCDNFDSFDVVLDALLQNKTHLASASLYPTDRIEVVQKELDGKLFGTTMADDQSYVALEDIDDMNEYLFEAFVAVFYAALGYKTVVTPRSGDKGVDVLAFGSKDNLAIQCKHSRNKVGVEALGEVAVGANVYKEKYSGKVFKPVVFTNSEFGVDAKERAKSSDITLVDGSSLSKSFKSNTYQWNDVYMADSNR; encoded by the coding sequence ATGTTAGATAGTATCAAAATTACGGAAACAAGTTTTGTCTTTGATAATACCAACGCTCCTTTTTTGAAGACGTTGACGGATAATGGTTTTGCCACGCTACTTGCGGATGGCGGTATAGATGTTCCCTTTGAAAATGTCTATGAGCTAAATGAATTTGAACGCGAAATTGTGGGGCTTCCGCCACTCTATCCGTTTGAAATTCTTGTTTCCCATCAGGGAATTCCCTTTACGCCCGCATTCACCTATGAGGTCTCTTACAAGTCTTTTGCTCCGTGTGGCGATGAACTTCCTAAAAAAGAGCAGAAAGGACCTGTCGTTTCGTTGATAGTCAAAGGTGAACAGATTGAATATCTGCTGACTCTAGAACAATATCGCCTTGTAAAAGCGTTGGCTGAATTTAATGGATTGCAGTCTAAAAGTAAATTGGAGTCTTACAAGAGCTTTGCCGAAATCAAGGAGCTGTCTAAAGAATCTGCTTCGGCGCTTGACGAAACTTTAAATAACAGAAATGTCGTTTTGCCAAAGAATGTTCGGCTTGACATTTCTTATAACAATGGTGAACTTGAAATTACTCCCTCCATTGATGATTCATCAAATGATGAATTTGTTAAAAAGTTTGATGGCAGTTCGGAAGTCCATGACCATTATCCGATGGCAAAAGGGGTACAGAAGACTATTGTTGTCTTGGATACTCCGGTTCAGGAATCGCTCAAGAAAGTCAAGCAAAAACGCAAAGTCAAAAATCCAGAAGAAATCAAGGCCATTGTAGAACATCCGGAAGAATTCTTTGATCCCGAAGTGACTGATTTGTCTGCTTTTTATAGCGACCGAGTGATAGGAAAGGGCTTGTATGAACCGAAAGTCTATCCGTTTATTACGCCTTATAAATCGCAGTGGATTCCTTCTTTCGAAGTTGAAGACCGTACGAATGGTACAACGAAAATCGCCATAAAGAATGCAACGGAACTCGCTGAATTTAGCGAAGCTATAGCTACGGCAAAGCGAGAAAATAAACCATATTGCGAATACAAGGGCGCGAATATTTCCATCGGTGAAGCCGAGAAAATGGAAAAGTTTGCTAAAGAACAGCTTCGTAAAAAAGAAGCTGTTACCGCGACAGGCCCGAATTCTATTGAAGAGAAAAAGAAACAGCACGAAGTGCTTCTGATTGAAGAAAATCTGGAAGTGACTGGTTACGATGTCACCAAGGAACAGAATTATTTGCCAAAGCATCTTACGTTGGAAGAAAATCCTTATCTTCAAAAAGAATTCAAGCTAAAAGACCATCAGGTTGAAGGTATTGCGTGGTTGCAGAATTTGGCTAAAAATGCAAAAGGCGGGCTTTTGGCCGATGATATGGGGCTTGGAAAAACCCTTCAAGTGCTTTACATGCTCGATTGGCATTCTCGATTTAATAATGCTGCGAATAAACCGTATCTCATTGTTGCTCCGGTGTCTTTGCTTGAAAACTGGGTTCGTGAATACAAGCGATTCTTTAAAGAAGGAATGAATATTGAAATTGTAGAGCGCATTCCTAATGAAAATAAGGGCTTTGTTGCATTTCATGCCTATAAGCATATCATGGTTGTGGGGTATGAGGCTATGCGCCGTGGACAGTTTACTCTTGCTGCGATTGATTTTGCGGTAATTGTGTTGGACGAAGCGCAAAAAGTGAAGGCCCCTGGTGCTATGGTGACGAATGCAGCGAAAGCATTGAAAAGCGATTTGCGCATTTCAATGACGGGTACTCCTGTTGAAAATACCTACATGGATTTGTGGTGCATTATGGATTTTGCAGTACCGGGATTGCTTGGAAACGCTAAGGAATTTGCCCGAAAGTACCAAGACCCGCTCAAAGATGCTGAAACCGATATCGCCATGTTGGGAAACAAGTTGAGGCATGAATTGGGTGGCTACTTCCTTCGCCGCATTAAGTCTGAAGTGAGTAAGGACTTGCCCGAAAAACATGTGGAGTATCACAAAGTTCCCATGCCTTCTGAACAATACAGCCGCTATGTTGCCGCAATTAACTTGGGAATAAAGACTCACGCCCATCCGTTTGAACGCATTCAGAGCTTGAGAAAAATCAGTGACCATCCGTATTTGGATTTTAAGGATGTAGACCACCTTTCTGTAGATGACTTGATTCGTAGTTCTGCAAAGTTGTCTGCAACGATGCGGATTCTTGAAGATATTCGGGCGAAAAACGAAAAGGTGATTATCTTCACGGACCGTCGCGATATGCAACGGATGTTCCAGCGTATTTTGCTCCAAAAGTTTGGAATCGAGGCGAGTGTCATCAACGGCGATACATCGACATCTGACAGGGGCAATAAAGTCTCGCGCCAAAAAACGGTTGATATTTTCCAGGAAAAAAGCGGCTTCAACGTTATCATTATGTCGCAACTTGCTGCTGGTGTCGGCTTGAATGTGGTGGGTGCAAACCATGTGATTCATTATTCCCGTCATTGGAATCCTGCGAAGGAAATGCAAGCGACAGATCGTGTTTATCGTATTGGGCAGACCAAGGACGTCTATGTTCATTTCCCAATGGCTGTGTGTGATAACTTTGATTCGTTTGATGTTGTGCTGGATGCTCTTCTACAAAATAAAACGCACCTTGCGTCTGCATCATTGTATCCTACCGATCGTATTGAAGTGGTTCAGAAGGAACTTGATGGAAAACTTTTTGGTACGACCATGGCGGACGACCAATCCTATGTTGCTCTCGAGGATATTGATGATATGAATGAATATCTGTTCGAAGCGTTTGTGGCTGTTTTCTATGCTGCATTAGGGTATAAGACTGTTGTTACTCCGCGCAGTGGTGATAAGGGCGTCGATGTGCTTGCTTTTGGTTCCAAAGACAATTTGGCTATTCAGTGCAAACATTCTCGTAACAAAGTCGGTGTTGAAGCTTTGGGCGAAGTGGCTGTTGGCGCAAATGTCTACAAGGAAAAATATTCGGGAAAGGTTTTTAAGCCTGTTGTTTTTACCAATAGTGAATTTGGAGTAGATGCTAAAGAAAGGGCTAAATCAAGCGACATAACTCTTGTTGACGGCTCTTCGCTAAGTAAATCTTTCAAATCGAATACATATCAATGGAACGATGTATACATGGCCGATTCCAATAGATAA
- a CDS encoding EH signature domain-containing protein: protein MINLPDFDKKAFVKRAKNVFPAKLEVLLNEHLQKMEALVAKLDVVEETEISESAVLAIRRKIVAYFRNTPEQDPFSIRERRLMCYFAGDIVGGPVTYEKIATIINTGWGDRYLAPLMRVCLNKWNSVSDEIAPMHDLFLKKLKAYKGPQSRYNEWKEKLDYFKAGNTRVLNGAVNLGKNLRMGYESPLDFKSVIDFPKDMIHSEYFQKVIRTFYTADVGKGIPQSLDNVLEEHGNSDTSMIVLSDFIRGCEERSVKRDQLKLQSMALRRIGHPADKGKWTLFDKRDSELQKKVENARQIVNFWLIQEYINEIFQTLIVDPRRKEFWLQLTKTISDVKVIGPADGKRRLSRIESLKDSLDYCFKVTASQTSAYAFVMTIGSYKFIEFSEKGNALYIYRNDENVDQLLGANRIYSVNDLKKPYLPNMDTSYAYSCRMVHKSSNWEYPLLMWMKRYVR from the coding sequence ATGATCAATCTCCCTGATTTCGACAAGAAAGCTTTTGTAAAAAGAGCGAAGAATGTTTTTCCTGCTAAGTTAGAAGTTCTCTTGAATGAGCACCTTCAAAAAATGGAGGCGCTTGTTGCAAAACTTGATGTTGTCGAAGAAACTGAGATTTCAGAAAGTGCGGTTCTTGCGATAAGGCGTAAAATTGTAGCGTATTTTCGTAATACCCCAGAACAGGATCCATTCTCTATTCGGGAACGCCGTCTGATGTGCTATTTTGCGGGGGATATTGTCGGTGGACCCGTGACTTATGAAAAAATTGCAACGATAATTAATACTGGCTGGGGTGATCGCTATTTGGCTCCTTTGATGAGAGTTTGCCTTAACAAATGGAATAGTGTATCGGATGAAATTGCTCCAATGCATGATCTTTTTCTGAAAAAGTTGAAAGCTTATAAAGGTCCTCAATCCCGTTACAACGAGTGGAAAGAAAAACTGGATTATTTTAAAGCGGGGAACACGAGAGTATTAAATGGTGCTGTAAATCTTGGGAAAAATTTGAGAATGGGTTATGAATCTCCTTTGGATTTTAAGTCAGTTATCGACTTTCCCAAGGATATGATCCATTCAGAATATTTCCAGAAAGTCATTCGTACTTTCTATACAGCGGATGTCGGGAAAGGGATTCCGCAGTCTCTTGATAACGTGCTTGAAGAACATGGCAACTCTGATACGAGCATGATTGTTCTTTCTGATTTTATAAGGGGTTGTGAAGAACGCTCGGTAAAACGCGATCAATTGAAATTACAGTCTATGGCATTGCGTCGGATTGGTCATCCGGCCGATAAAGGCAAATGGACTCTATTTGATAAGAGAGATTCCGAGTTGCAGAAAAAAGTTGAAAATGCACGGCAAATCGTGAATTTTTGGCTGATTCAAGAATATATCAACGAAATTTTCCAAACGTTGATCGTTGACCCGCGGCGTAAAGAATTTTGGTTACAGTTGACTAAGACTATTTCGGATGTTAAAGTCATTGGACCCGCAGATGGCAAGAGGCGCTTGTCGCGAATTGAATCGTTGAAGGATTCCTTGGATTACTGCTTTAAGGTTACTGCGTCGCAGACCAGTGCGTATGCGTTTGTAATGACCATTGGTTCGTACAAGTTTATTGAATTTTCGGAAAAGGGAAATGCCTTGTACATCTACCGAAATGATGAAAATGTGGACCAACTCCTGGGTGCTAATCGCATATATTCGGTAAATGATTTGAAAAAGCCTTATCTTCCGAATATGGATACTTCTTACGCTTACAGTTGCAGAATGGTCCATAAATCGAGTAACTGGGAATATCCTCTTCTTATGTGGATGAAACGATATGTTAGATAG
- a CDS encoding OmpA/MotB family protein, with translation MARRHKITLDAGGDQNPFAMSTGDMMSGLMFVFVLLIIALVWQITKQDNIKKQAINKYQDTRDEIYKELKSTFKDSLNVWGAELDSATLTVRFNEIALDGTPVLFASGDTLLPPRYKSMMKFFFPKYLEILDGEKFREHIEEIRIEGHTDSTPCYSLCKTLERNYLYNMNLSQARSRNVLRYGLTETDVSKDTTLLEFARKYIIATGLSFSQPRATQEKSRRVEIRVRTKAQEQIEEIIKTLK, from the coding sequence ATGGCTAGACGTCATAAAATAACTTTAGATGCAGGCGGTGACCAAAATCCGTTTGCGATGTCTACAGGTGACATGATGTCTGGTTTGATGTTTGTCTTTGTTCTTTTGATTATCGCCCTTGTTTGGCAGATTACAAAACAGGACAATATTAAAAAACAGGCCATTAACAAGTATCAGGATACAAGAGACGAAATATACAAGGAATTGAAATCTACGTTTAAAGATTCTTTGAATGTGTGGGGTGCAGAATTGGATTCTGCAACTTTGACCGTTCGTTTCAATGAAATTGCGTTGGATGGAACTCCGGTCCTGTTTGCTTCGGGGGATACCTTGCTCCCGCCTCGGTATAAATCGATGATGAAGTTTTTCTTTCCAAAGTATCTTGAAATTTTGGATGGCGAAAAATTCCGTGAGCATATTGAGGAAATTCGTATTGAAGGACATACGGATTCAACTCCCTGCTACAGCTTGTGCAAAACTCTTGAACGCAATTATCTGTACAATATGAACTTGTCGCAAGCTCGTAGCCGAAATGTGCTAAGATATGGACTTACAGAAACGGATGTTTCCAAAGATACCACACTTTTGGAATTTGCGAGAAAATATATTATTGCAACGGGGCTTTCTTTTAGTCAGCCTAGAGCGACACAAGAAAAATCGAGACGTGTTGAAATCAGAGTCAGGACCAAGGCTCAGGAACAGATTGAAGAAATTATTAAAACTTTAAAGTGA